ACGCGCAGAGCCTCATCGACGACTTCTCCCAGCCGGAGAAGGACCCGCACATCGCCATCTCGGTGGACATGCTCGACACCGGCGTCGACGTTCCCGAGGTCGTCAACCTGGTCTTCTTCAAGGTCGTACGGTCGAAGTCGAAGTTCCTCCAGATGATCGGCCGGGGCACCCGGCTCCGCAGGGACCTCTACGGCCCGGGTCGGGACAAGCAGGACTTCCTGATCTTCGACTGGTGCCAGAATTTCGAGTTCTTCAACGAGAACCCGGAACGGGCCAGCGGAAAGGTCGGCGAGTCGCTGACCGAGCGGCTGTTCAAGGCCAAGCTCGACCTGATCCTCCGCCTCGACCAGCGCCTCCCCGCCGACGCCGGCCCGGAGACCACCGTCGACGGCACCCGGAGCGAAGCCGGCCTGCGCTGGGACCTCGCCCGCGAGCTGCACGGCCGCGTCGAGGGCATCCAGCTCGACAACTTCGTCGTACGCCCCCGGCGGAGACTGGTCGAGGACTACCGCGACTTCACCCGCTGGCACCGGCTCACCCCGGACGCCGTCGACCAGATCGGCGGCAGCCTCGCCAATTTGCCCACCGCCGTACGCGACGACGACGAGGCCGCCAAACGGTTCGACCTGATGGTGCTCCGCCTCCAGCTCGGCCAGCTCCAGGTGGTGCCCGACTACCAGCGCCTGCGCGGGAACGTCCAGCAGATCGCCGCGACCCTGCTCGGCCAGACCAGCATCCCCGCCGTACGCGCGCAGCAGCAGCTCCTCGACCAGGTGGCCGGGGACGAATGGTGGCAGGACGTCACCCTGCCGATGCTGGAGTCGATGCGTCGCCGGCTGCGCGGGCTGGTCCGGCTGATCGAACGGGCCAGACAGGCCATCGTCTACACCGACTTCAGCGACGAGCTGGGCGAGGTCTCCGTCGTCTCGCTCAGGGACCTCAGCATCGGTACGGACACCGAACGCTTCGCGGCCAAGGCCCGCCGGTACCTGGACGAGCACCGGGACCACCTGGCGTTGCAGAAGCTCCGCCGCAACAAGCAGCTCACCGCCGCCGACCTCGCCGACCTGGAACGGATGCTGGTCGCCAGCGGCGGCGGCCCCGAGGACATCGCGCGGGCCAGCGAGTCGGCCGACGGGCTCGGGCTGTTCGTCCGGTCACTGGTCGGGCTGGACCGGGACGCGGTCAACGAGGCGTTCAGCGAGTTCCTCGACGGTCGTACCCTCACCGCCGACCAGATCAGCTTCCTCGGCCTGATCATCGAGCACCTGACCCGCAACGGCGTGATGGCGCCCGAACGGATCTACGAGTCCCCGTTCAACGACATCGCCCCCGCCCCGGAGGAGATCTTCCCGGACGCCGACGTGGCCCGCCTGATCGCCATCATCAACTCCGTCCGCGACACCGCCGACCCCACCCAGGCGGCGGCCTAGCGGTGTGGTTGGTTGGCGACCACCGGCGGTCTGCGCCGCGTCTGCTAGGCCAAGCCCGCTTGGCCTAGCGTGACAGGCCTAACGTCGTGCCCGAGACCCTTGCCGCGCTGAAGGGCCCGACCACGGGAGTCGTCAAGCTGCCGCACCATCTCGACTGGTCCGGTCACGCCGAGTACGACCTGAGCCGACCGGCACGCCTCGCGAGCATGTACAGGACGGTACTCAACGAGGCGAGCAGCACCGCCGACCTGAACACCTGGCTCGACGCCGGCCTCCTCCGGAAGCTCTGGCCCACCCTCTGGCTGCCACCTCAGCTACGACGGCGCTGGGAGGAAGCCTTCCCCGCGCTCGTCGAGACCAGCAGGGACGCGGCGTAACGGTGCATCCCTTTCACGAACGGCTCGCCCGAGTCGGGCTCGGGGCCTCCCATGGGTACGGTTCGTGGAGTGGCGTCGTGAGCTGGCCCAGCCGTAGCTACGAATGCCCGTGGGCCAGTTGATCAGCACGGCCCAAGGGCCCGGCCGGCATCGATGGATCGGTGCCGGTGAGGGTGGGGTAGTCAGCGCCTTTGGAGCTGCCCCAAATCTGGGGCATGCGGGTGGCGGGTGCCGCTCAGGACTTCCGCTCGGTGACGTACGTCCCGCGCCCCGCGAACGTCGCCACCAGTCCTCGATCCCGGAGCATCCTGATCGCCTCCCGGACGGTCCCACCAGTTCGTGTTCGACCACCCTGCTTCAGTGACGTGGGGGCGGGGTGGCGCAGCAGCCGGCGCTCGGTCCGCTGGTCGGGGTGTCGAGGCTGACCAGGGGCAGTGGGGCGGGCGGCATGCTGGTGGCGGGGCTGTCGACGGGCGGCCCGGTCGGGGTCGGTCCGCAGCAGCTCCCGGCTCCGGTGGAGTCGGCCGGGTCGCTCGTGCAGACGCCCGTCTCGGGCAGGTCGAGCTGGACGTCGCGGGCGGCGGCCCAGTCGCCGGCGAGAGCGGCGACGACGGAGCGGACCTGCTCGTAGCCGGTGGCCATGAGGAACGTGGGCGCGCGGCCGTAGCTTTTCATGCCGACGGCGTAGTAACCGACCTCCGGGTGGGCGAGCTCGTCGACGCCGTGCGGCGGGACGGTGCCGCAGGAGTGCTCGTTCGGGTCGATCAGCGGGGCGAGGGCGCGGGTGGCGCCCATGATCGGGTCGAGGTCCAGGCGCAGCTCGGCGGCGATGGAGTGGTCGGGGCGGAAGCCGGTGGCGGCGACGATCCGGTCCACCGTGACGGATTCCGTACCGCCGTCGGAACGCCGGAAGGAGACGGCGACCCGGCCGCCGCCCGGCGCGGACCCGGTGGAGGTCGGCGTGGGCGTGGGTCCGGCGGAGGTCGGGGCGGGCGCGGACCCGGCGGAGGTCGGGGTGGGCGTGGGTCCGGGGGAGGTCGGGGTGAGGGCGTGCACGGAGCAGCCGGTGAGCAGGCGGATCCGGCCGGCGTCGACGTGTTCGCGTAGCCGGGAGCCGAGCGCGCCCCGGGCGGGCAGCTCGTCGGCGTCGCCGCCGCCGTAGGCGCGGGCCGGGCTGGTGGAGCGGATCGCCCAGGTCACCTCGGTGCCGGGCGCGGCGGCGGCCAGCTCGGCCAGGGAGAGCAGCGTGTTGGCGGCGGAGTGGCCGGCGCCGACGACGAGGGTGTGCCGGCCGGCGAAGCGGCCCCGGTCGGCGCCGAGCACGTCGGGCAGGGCGTGCTCCAGGTACGCGGCCACGTCCGTCTCGCCGTGGGCCGGCAGGCCGGACGCGCCGAGCACGTTGGGCGTGCCCCAGGTGCCGGACGCGTCGATGACGGCACGGGCCAGCAACTCCTCGCCGTCGGCGAGGCGGATCAGGAACGGCGTCCGGTCGCGGCCGGGGGTGCGCAGCCGGTCCAGGCCGAGGCGGCTGATCGCGGTCACCCGCGCGCCGTAGCGCAGGCGCGGCTTGAGCTGCGGCAGCTCCGCGAGGGGCTGGAGGTGGTCGGCGACCAGCTCCGCGCCGGTGGGCAGGGCGTCCTCGGCGGGGGCGACCCAGCCGGCGTCGTCGAGCAGCCGGCGGGCGGCCGGGTCGACGTCGTACCGCCAGGGGGAGAACAGCCGCACGTGGCCCCACCGCCGCACCGCCGCGCCGGCGGTGTCGCCGGCCTCCAGGACGAGGAAGGGCAGCTCGCGTTCGTGCAGGTGGGCGGCGGCGGCCAGCCCCACCGGGCCCGCGCCGACCACGACGACGGGCAGCTCCTCCAGGACGCTCATCACAGGCTCTCCTCGGGTGTGGTGAAGGGGCGGACGCGCGGGACGGCGGACCGGCCCGGCGGCGTCTGTCTCGACGTCTGTCTAAGCAGACACTTGCACGCTGATTAGAGGGATGTCAACCTAGACGAATGTCGAAACAAGCCGCGCCGCCGACCGTGGTCGACCTGGCCGCCGACGCGCCCTGCTGCCCCCCGTTGACGCAGGTCCGGGTGCCGGTCGAGACGGCCACGCTGCTCGCGCCCGCGTTCAAGGCGCTCGGTGATCCGGTGCGGCTGCAACTGATGTCGATGATCGCCTCCGCCGAGGGCGGCGAGGTGTGCGTGTGCGACCTGACCCCGGCGTTCGACCTGACCGGACCGACGATCTCGCACCACCTCCGGACGCTGCGCGAGGCGGGCCTGGTGGACGCGGAGCGGCGCGGCACCTGGGTCTACTACCGGGCCCGGCCGGGCGTCCTGCGCCAGTTGGCGGCCCTGCTCACCGTCGAGCCCCCCGCCGGCTTGACTCGACGAGATTAGTCAGCAACCATTGAGTCAATGGACGCTGACTCTTCTTCCTTGTTGGGCCGGGCCCGGATCCACGCCGCCCTCGGCGACCCGGCGCGCCTGGCGATCGTGGACGCGCTGACCCTGGGCGACGCGTCCCCCGGGGAGATCGCCCACACCCTCGACCTGCCCACCAACCTCGTCGCCCACCACGTCAAGGTCCTCACCGAAGCCGGTCTGGTCGTCAAGGGCCGCTCCGAGGGCGACAAGCGCCGCACCTACCTGCGGCTGCGGCCGGAGGCCCTGGCCGCGCTGACCCCGCCGCCCCTGACCGGCGTCGGCCGGGTGGTGTTCGTCTGCACCCGCAACTCCGCGCGCTCCCAGCTCGCCGCCGCGCTCTGGCACGACCGCGCCCACACCCCGGCCGCGTCCGCCGGCACGCGCCCGGCCCCCCGGGTGCACCCCCGCGCCGTCGCCGTCGCCGACCGGCACGGGCTGCGTCTGGACCCCACCGCCACCGCCCACGTCACCGACGTGGTCCGCGACGACGACCTGCTCATCGCCGTGTGCGACAACGCCCACGAAGACCTCACCGGGCCGACCCGTCCCCGCCTGCACTGGTCGGTGCCCGACCCGGTCCGGGTCGACACCGACGAGGCGTTCGAGGCCGCGTTCGCCGACCTCGCCGCCCGCGTCGACCGGGTCGCCCCCGCCGTCACCACTGCTCCCGGAGACCGTCATGACTGACCTCACCCCCCGCCTCCGCCAGGCGTTGTCCATCGACCAGCAGATCGCCCTGGGCACGGCGGCGACCCGGCTCGCCGAGGAGTTCACCGGCGTCTACGGCCCGGAGACCATCGAGCGGTTCCTGCGCTCCGGCTACGACCAGTTCGCCACCGCCAGCACCGTCCCCCACTATCTGCCGCTGCTCGCCGAACGCTTCGCCCGCCAGCGCCTTCAGGCCCTCGCCCGCGTCGAGGGCCACCACCGCGACGGCCGCCCCGTGGTGCTGTTCCTGTGCACCCACAACGCCGGCCGCTCCCAGATGGCGCTCGGCTTCTTCACCCACCTCGCCGGCGACCGGGCCGTCGCCTGGTCCGGCGGCAGCGAACCCGGCACGGAGCTCAACCCCGCCGCCGTCACCGCCATGGCCGAACGCGGCATCGACATCTCGCAGGAGTTCCCCAAGCCGTGGACCGACGAGGTCGTCCGCGCCGCCGACGTCGTGGTCACCATGGGCTGCGGCGACGCCTGCCCGGTCTTCCCCGGCACCCGCTACGAGAACTGGGACCTCGACGACCCCGCCGGCCTCGACACGGCCCACGTGCGACCCATCCGCGACGACGTCGAACGCCGGGTCCGGCGCCTGTTGGACCAGATCGGCGTCCCGGTTTCGTGACCCGACCCACCCGATCCCACCAGTCCGACGTCTCCGACCACCTGCCCGACCTCGCTCGACGCGGGCGCGCCAGCGCCGACTACTTACGGGAGTGTCCATGAGTACCGCCACCAGAGCCGACCACGCCGCGCCGGTGGTGGCACGCCTGTCACGCCTCGACCGGCTCCTGCCGGTGTGGATCGGCCTGGCCATGGTCGCCGGCCTGCTGCTCGGCCGGGTCGTTCCCGGGCTGGACGCCGCCCTCGACGCCGTCAAGATCGGCGGCATCTCCCTGCCCATCGCCCTCGGCCTGCTGGTCATGATGTATCCGGTGCTGGCCAAGGTCCGCTACGACCGCCTCGACACCGTCACCGGCGACCGACGGCTGCTGGTCTCGTCGCTGGTCCTCAACTGGATCATCGGCCCCGCCCTGATGTTCGCCCTGGCCTGGGTGTTCCTGGCCGACCAGCCGGAGTACCGTACCGGCCTGATCATCGTCGGCCTGGCCCGCTGCATCGCCATGGTGATCATCTGGAACGATCTCGCCTGCGGTGACCGGGAGGCCGCCGCCGTCCTCGTCGCGCTCAACTCCGTGTTCCAGGTCCTCGCGTTCGGCGTGCTCGGCTGGTTCTACCTGTCGGTGCTGCCCGGCTGGCTGGGCCTGGACGGCGCCGCGCTGGCCGTCTCCGGCTGGGACATCGCCGGCAACGTGCTCGTCTTCCTCGGCGTCCCGTTGCTCGCCGGGTACCTCTCCCGCCGCCTCGGCGAGCGGACCAGGGGCCGCGACTGGTACGAGCAGCGGTTCCTGCCCAGGATCGGACCCGTCGCCCTGTACGGGCTGCTGTTCACCATCGTCGTCCTCTTCGCCCTACAGGGTGAGGCCATCACCGACCGACCGGTCGACGTGGTCCGCATCGCCCTGCCGCTGCTGGCCTACTTCGCCCTCATGTGGGCCGGGTCCTACCTGCTCGGACGGGCCATCGGCCTGAACTACGAACGCACCACCACCCTGGCGTTCACCGCGGCGGGCAACAACTTCGAGCTGGCCATCGCGGTCGCGATCGGCACGTTCGGCATCGCCTCCGGCCAGGCCCTCGCCGGTGTCGTCGGCCCCCTGATCGAGGTGCCCGTCCTCGTCGGCCTGGTCTACGTGTCGCTGTGGGCCCGCCACCGCCTGTTCCCCACCCCGACCCCCCGGCCGTGAGGCGCGTCGACCCCGGTCCGGGGCACTCGTCCGCGCGCCGCCCGGCAACCAACCGACCATGGAGAACGTCATGAGCGACAAGCCCAGCGTCCTGTTCGTCTGCGTGCACAACGCCGGCCGCTCCCAGATGGCCGCCGGCTGGCTGCGTCACCTCGCCGGGGACGCCGTCGAGGTCCGCTCCGCCGGCTCGGCCCCCGCCGACACCGTCAACCCGGCCGCCGTCGAGGTCATGCGGGAGGTCGGCATCGACATCACCGACCAGACCCCCACCCTCCTGGCGTACGAGACCGCCGAGTCCTCCGACGTCATCGTCACCATGGGCTGCGGCGATGCCTGCCCCGTCTTCCCCGGCAAACGGTACGAGGACTGGCAGCTCCCGGACCCCGCCGGCCGGGGCGTCGACGCCGTCCGGCCGATCCGCGACGAGATCCGCGCCCGGGTGGAGAAGCTGCTCACCGAGCTGCGTGGGTAGCCCCACGGGCCGGCGAAAATTCGGACGAAACCCCGGTGATCCACCCCTCGTTTCACCGCCGACCGGCGATGTTGCTGCGACTATGAGGAACGTGGCAACTCTGGATATGAACACACCGGTCGTCTCGCCCCTCACCGGGGAGCCGATCAAACGCGCCGACGCCGAACGCCTGGCCGGGGTGCTGAAGGCGTTCGCCGACCCGGCGCGGCTGCGGCTGCTCAGCCTGATCCAGGCGTCCCCCGACGGGGAGGCGTCGGTGACGGACCTGACCGCGCCGCTCGGGCTCTCCCAGCCGACCGTGAGCCACCACCTGCGGATCCTCACCGAGGCCGGGCTGCTCGAACGCGACAAGCGCGGCGTCTGGGCGTACTACCGCCTGGTGCCGTCCACGATCGCCGCGATCGCCGACGTGCTGACCCCACCCCGCAAGCGGGCGACGAAGAAGACCCGCTGACCGTCGCCCGCTCGCGGTGGCCGGGCCGTCAGGCGCGTCCGCGCTGCTGCCGGTACCGGCGGATCAGGGCGGCCGTGGACGAGTCGATGCCGGACAGGTCCGGCTCGTCGCCGCTGAGCAGCGGCGCGAGCTGGTTGGCCAGCACCTTGCCCAGCTCGACGCCCCACTGGTCGAACGGGTTGATCCCCCAGATCGCGCCCTGCACCAGCACGACGTGCTCGTAGAGGGCCACCAGCTGCCCGAACGTGGCGGGCGTCAGCCGGGGGGCGACGATCGAGGTGGTGGGATGGTTGCCGACCATCACCCGGTGCGGCACCAGCTCCGCCGGGGTGCCCTCGGCCGCCACCTGCTCGGCGGTGCGCCCGAAGGCCAGCGCGGCCGTCTGGGCGAAGAAGTTCGACATGAACAGGTCGTGCATGTCGCCGAAGTCGTGCGCCGGCTCGCTGAACGCGACGAAGTCCGCCGGCACCAGCCGGGTGCCCTGGTGGATCAACTGGTAGAACGCGTGCTGGCCGTTGGTGCCGGGCTCACCCCAGAAGATCTCCCCGGTGTCGTACGACACCGGACGGCCGTCGACGGTCACCGACTTGCCGTTGCTCTCCATCGTCAGTTGTTGCAGGTACGCCGGCAGCCGGTGCAGGTGCTGCGCGTACGGCAGCACGGCGTGGGTCTGCGCGCCGAGGAAGTTCGTGTACCAGACGTTGAGCAGCCCCAACAGCACCGGCACGTTATCGGCCAGCGGCGCGGTGCGGAAGTGCTCGTCGACGGCGTGGTAGCCGGCCAGCATCTCCCGGAAACGTTCCGGCCCGATCGACAGCATCACCGACAGGCCCACCGCCGACGGCAGCGAGTACCGCCCGCCCACCCAGTCCCAGAAGCCGAACATGTTCGCCGGGTCGATGCCGAAGTCCCGTACCCGCTGCTCGTTGGTGCTGACCGCGACGAAGTGCCGGGCCACCGCCGTGTCGTCGTCGCCGAACGCGGCCAGCAGCCAGCGGCGCGCCTGGTGCGCGTTGGCCAGCGTCTCCTGCGTGGAGAACGTCTTGGAGGCCACCACGAACAGGGTCGTCGCCGGATCCAGGTCGGCGGTCGTGTCGTGGATGTCGCTGGGGTCGATGTTCGACACGAACCGGCAGGTCAGACCCGCGTCACGGTACGCCCGCAACGCCTCGTACGCCATCACCGGCCCGAGGTCGGAGCCGCCGATGCCGATGTTGACCACGGTGCGGATCCGTTCCCCGGTGTGCCCGCGCCACCGGCCGGAGCGCACCTCGTCGGCGAACGCCGCCATCCGGTCCAGCACGGCGTGCACGTCGGCGACCACGTCCCGGCCGTCCACGGTCAGCGTGGCGTCGCGCGGCAGGCGCAGCGCGGTGTGCAGCACGGCCCGGCCCTCGGTGGCGTTGATCCGCTCCCCGGCGAACATCGCGGCGATCCGGTCGGCCAGCCCGACCTGCTCGGCCAGCGCGACCAGCAGCTCAAGGGTGGTGTCGGTGACCAGGTTCTTGCTGTAGTCCACGTGGTAGTCGGCCAGGCCGAGGGCCAGCCGCTCGCCGCGGCCCGGGTCGGCGGCGAAGAGGTCGCGCAGGTGCGTGCCGCGGATCTCCTCGGCGTGCCCGCGCAGGGCCTGCCAGGCGGCGGTGCTGGTGACGTCCACGGCCATCGGGTCGATCGTCTCCCTCGGTAGCGTCGGCGACCCGTCGGCGTCCGTCGACGGGCACGGCGTCCCCAGCCTGCCATCGGGAAGATCGTCGTGCGAGCCGGACACGGCCACTCCCGGATGCTGATCCGCCCCGCCCCGCCCCGTCCCGCTGTTGTCGCGCCGACCGCCCGGCCCCAGCCTGGCCGCCCGGCCCCAGCCTGGCCGCCCGGCCCCAGCCTGGCCGCCCGGCCCCAGCCTGGCCGCTACCTGGCCGCGCCCGGCTGGTGGCTGCTGTTGTCGCGTCGGCCGCCCGGGGCGTTGTCGGCCTGTCGCCGTGGGACCGTGGTCGGTAGGGTCGTCCGGGTGGATGTGGAGGTCGTCGCGGCCCGGCTCGGGGTGCCCGTCGAGGAGGTCGACCGGGTTCGTCGGCTCGCCGGTGACCTGCCGTCGGCTCCGCTGCCCGACCGGGCCGACGCGCCCGCGATCCTCGACCGGTTGGCGGTATGCCCGGACGACGCCGCCGAGATCATGGCGGGCTGGCCCGACCCGGGGTCACCGCTGTGGACGCCGGAGCTGAGCTGGCTGCTGGACCGGTCCATCGCCCTGGTGCGCGCCGATCTCGGCGGCTACGACTGGCTGCCGCCCGGTCCGGCGCTGCCCCGTGACCGTGGCCCCGCCTGGCGGCACCTCTACGTGTACGCGTACCTGGCGCTCGTCGACGTGGTCCGGGGGTACCACCGCGACCACGGCGTCCCCGACGCGGTGTCCTGGGCGACCCTCGCCGACCTGGGCCGCAACCTCGCGATCGACCGGCGGATGAGCCGCGAGGGCTGGCCGGTCATGCAGAGCTGGCTGACCCTGCACGCCCGGGGCGGCCTCTACGAGCTGGGCCGGCTGCAGCACCAGCGCAGCGGCGACGACGCGATCGGGCTGCACATCACCGAGGCGGGGCCGCTGAGCCCGGCGGCGGTGACCGCGTCGCTCGACGAGGCCCGCGCGTTCTTCCCACGGCACTTCCCGGACGAGCGGTACACCGCGTTCTCCTGCGGCTCGTGGCTGCTCGATCCGCAACTGCGGGAGTACCTTCCCGAGGGCTCCAACATCGTCCGGTTCCAGCGGATGTTCGAGCTGGAGCCGTACGAGGCGCCGGAGGGGCTGGACGCCGACGTCGAGGTGCTGCGGTTCGTGTTCCGGAGCCTGAGCACGCCGCTGGAGCGACTGCCCCGCCGCACCGCGCTCCAGCGCGCGGTCGTCGACCACCTGACCGCCGGTCGCCACTGGCAGTGGCGGCGGGGCCGGTTCCCGATCTGACCGGGGCGAGTTGGTCGGACCCACCGGCGGCGTGGTCGGTGGCGGGCTTGATCGACTCCAGATCACTGATCCGGGGGTGTCCCCCCGACTCGACGCCCCCGTATCCCCGATATGGCGACCGTCCCGGGGCGGCGACCGTCCCGGGGCGGCGACCGTCCCGGGGCGGCGACCGTCCCGGGGCCGACCCCCTCCGGGGCGGTCGCCGGCGTGGGGTGACGGATTGGCGTGGGGGTCGATGTTAACGCCATCATTGTGCTCTGCCCCCCGGGTGGGGCTGTCGGGCGGAGGCCCGGGGGGCCGACGTGCCCGCAGGGGTGCCGGCACGGGCGACCAGAGGAGCGGCGCTGCCCAGCGCCAACCCGGTGACCCGGGAAATTACGTCTTGACGAACGGCATGTTATCGCCCAGAGTCGATGGTCAAGGGCGACGACTCCTGTGGCTTACCGGGCAAGCCTGATTCGTCGGGTCTTGGATCAGGCGTGCGCCAGGGCATGCGGACGTCTTTGTTAACGCTAACAACAGCGACGCGTGCGCCCGGCCCGCGTCGCGGTGCGCCCACTCTCGGGCGGACCGTTCCGGTCTTGGTCATTGGAGGAGGATCATGTCTGCCTTTGGTAGGTCACCGTCGATCGCGCCGCCGGCGCGACGGCGCAGGTGGTTGCCGCGAGCCGTCGCGGTCGGCATGGCCACGGTGGTGGCCGGCAGCGTCGCCGCCGCGGTGGTGCAGACGCCCGCCGCCGCCGCGACCGTCGACACGAACGCCTGGTACGTGCTGGTCAACCGCAACAGCGGCAAGGCGTTGGACGTGTACAACCTGGCCACCAACGACGGCGCGCGGATCACCCAGTGGGCCCGCAACAACGGCAACCAGCAGCAGTGGCAGTTCGTCGACTCCGGCGGCGGCTACTACCGGGTCAAGTCGCGGCTGTCCGGCAAGGTCCTCGACGTCTACAACTGGTCGACCGCCAACGGCGCGGCCGTCAACCAGTGGTCCGACCACAACGGGGCCAACCAGCAGTGGCGGTTGGCCGACTCCGACGGCGGCCACGTCCGCCTGATCAACCGCAACAGCAACAAGGCCCTGGAGGTGCAGGGCGCGTCGACCGCCGACGGGGCGAACGTCGTCCAGTACGACGACTGGGGCGGCGCGAACCAGCAGTGGCAGTTCGTCCGGGTCGACGGGGGCGGCACCCCGCCGCCGACCACCCCGCCGCCCTCGGGGGTCTGTGACCTGCCGTCGTCGTACCGGTGGTCCTCCTCGGGCGTGCTGGCGCAGCCGAAGTCGGGTTGGGTGTCGCTGAAGGACTTCACGCACGCGCCGTACAACGGCCGGCAGTTGGTCTACGCGACGACGCACGACACCGGCACGTCGTGGGGTTCGATGAACTTCGGGACGTTCGGTAACTGGAACGAGATGGGTTCGGCCAGTCAGAACACCATGCCGTTCTCGGCGGTCGCGCCGTCGTTGTTCTACTTCGCGCCGAAGAACATCTGGGTGCTGGCCTACCAGTGGGGTGGCCCGGCGTTCTCCTACCGGACCTCGACCGACCCGACGAACGTGAACAGTTGGTCGGCGCACCAGACGCTGTTCACCGGCAGCATCTCCAACTCCGGCACCGGCCCGATCGACCAGGCGCTGATCGGTGACAGCCAGAACATGTACCTGTTCTTCGCCGGGGACAACGGTCGGATCTACCGGGCGAGCATGCCGATCGGGAACTTCCCGGGCAGCTTCGGCTCGAACTACACGACGATCATGACCGACACCACGAACAACCTGTTCGAG
The sequence above is a segment of the Micromonospora sp. WMMD882 genome. Coding sequences within it:
- the pgi gene encoding glucose-6-phosphate isomerase: MAVDVTSTAAWQALRGHAEEIRGTHLRDLFAADPGRGERLALGLADYHVDYSKNLVTDTTLELLVALAEQVGLADRIAAMFAGERINATEGRAVLHTALRLPRDATLTVDGRDVVADVHAVLDRMAAFADEVRSGRWRGHTGERIRTVVNIGIGGSDLGPVMAYEALRAYRDAGLTCRFVSNIDPSDIHDTTADLDPATTLFVVASKTFSTQETLANAHQARRWLLAAFGDDDTAVARHFVAVSTNEQRVRDFGIDPANMFGFWDWVGGRYSLPSAVGLSVMLSIGPERFREMLAGYHAVDEHFRTAPLADNVPVLLGLLNVWYTNFLGAQTHAVLPYAQHLHRLPAYLQQLTMESNGKSVTVDGRPVSYDTGEIFWGEPGTNGQHAFYQLIHQGTRLVPADFVAFSEPAHDFGDMHDLFMSNFFAQTAALAFGRTAEQVAAEGTPAELVPHRVMVGNHPTTSIVAPRLTPATFGQLVALYEHVVLVQGAIWGINPFDQWGVELGKVLANQLAPLLSGDEPDLSGIDSSTAALIRRYRQQRGRA
- a CDS encoding arsenate reductase ArsC, with protein sequence MSDKPSVLFVCVHNAGRSQMAAGWLRHLAGDAVEVRSAGSAPADTVNPAAVEVMREVGIDITDQTPTLLAYETAESSDVIVTMGCGDACPVFPGKRYEDWQLPDPAGRGVDAVRPIRDEIRARVEKLLTELRG
- the arsB gene encoding ACR3 family arsenite efflux transporter, encoding MSTATRADHAAPVVARLSRLDRLLPVWIGLAMVAGLLLGRVVPGLDAALDAVKIGGISLPIALGLLVMMYPVLAKVRYDRLDTVTGDRRLLVSSLVLNWIIGPALMFALAWVFLADQPEYRTGLIIVGLARCIAMVIIWNDLACGDREAAAVLVALNSVFQVLAFGVLGWFYLSVLPGWLGLDGAALAVSGWDIAGNVLVFLGVPLLAGYLSRRLGERTRGRDWYEQRFLPRIGPVALYGLLFTIVVLFALQGEAITDRPVDVVRIALPLLAYFALMWAGSYLLGRAIGLNYERTTTLAFTAAGNNFELAIAVAIGTFGIASGQALAGVVGPLIEVPVLVGLVYVSLWARHRLFPTPTPRP
- a CDS encoding metalloregulator ArsR/SmtB family transcription factor, whose protein sequence is MSKQAAPPTVVDLAADAPCCPPLTQVRVPVETATLLAPAFKALGDPVRLQLMSMIASAEGGEVCVCDLTPAFDLTGPTISHHLRTLREAGLVDAERRGTWVYYRARPGVLRQLAALLTVEPPAGLTRRD
- a CDS encoding metalloregulator ArsR/SmtB family transcription factor; the encoded protein is MRNVATLDMNTPVVSPLTGEPIKRADAERLAGVLKAFADPARLRLLSLIQASPDGEASVTDLTAPLGLSQPTVSHHLRILTEAGLLERDKRGVWAYYRLVPSTIAAIADVLTPPRKRATKKTR
- a CDS encoding NAD(P)-binding protein is translated as MSVLEELPVVVVGAGPVGLAAAAHLHERELPFLVLEAGDTAGAAVRRWGHVRLFSPWRYDVDPAARRLLDDAGWVAPAEDALPTGAELVADHLQPLAELPQLKPRLRYGARVTAISRLGLDRLRTPGRDRTPFLIRLADGEELLARAVIDASGTWGTPNVLGASGLPAHGETDVAAYLEHALPDVLGADRGRFAGRHTLVVGAGHSAANTLLSLAELAAAAPGTEVTWAIRSTSPARAYGGGDADELPARGALGSRLREHVDAGRIRLLTGCSVHALTPTSPGPTPTPTSAGSAPAPTSAGPTPTPTSTGSAPGGGRVAVSFRRSDGGTESVTVDRIVAATGFRPDHSIAAELRLDLDPIMGATRALAPLIDPNEHSCGTVPPHGVDELAHPEVGYYAVGMKSYGRAPTFLMATGYEQVRSVVAALAGDWAAARDVQLDLPETGVCTSDPADSTGAGSCCGPTPTGPPVDSPATSMPPAPLPLVSLDTPTSGPSAGCCATPPPRH
- a CDS encoding acyltransferase domain-containing protein, whose protein sequence is MDVEVVAARLGVPVEEVDRVRRLAGDLPSAPLPDRADAPAILDRLAVCPDDAAEIMAGWPDPGSPLWTPELSWLLDRSIALVRADLGGYDWLPPGPALPRDRGPAWRHLYVYAYLALVDVVRGYHRDHGVPDAVSWATLADLGRNLAIDRRMSREGWPVMQSWLTLHARGGLYELGRLQHQRSGDDAIGLHITEAGPLSPAAVTASLDEARAFFPRHFPDERYTAFSCGSWLLDPQLREYLPEGSNIVRFQRMFELEPYEAPEGLDADVEVLRFVFRSLSTPLERLPRRTALQRAVVDHLTAGRHWQWRRGRFPI
- a CDS encoding helix-turn-helix domain-containing protein, translating into MDADSSSLLGRARIHAALGDPARLAIVDALTLGDASPGEIAHTLDLPTNLVAHHVKVLTEAGLVVKGRSEGDKRRTYLRLRPEALAALTPPPLTGVGRVVFVCTRNSARSQLAAALWHDRAHTPAASAGTRPAPRVHPRAVAVADRHGLRLDPTATAHVTDVVRDDDLLIAVCDNAHEDLTGPTRPRLHWSVPDPVRVDTDEAFEAAFADLAARVDRVAPAVTTAPGDRHD
- a CDS encoding arsenate reductase ArsC encodes the protein MTDLTPRLRQALSIDQQIALGTAATRLAEEFTGVYGPETIERFLRSGYDQFATASTVPHYLPLLAERFARQRLQALARVEGHHRDGRPVVLFLCTHNAGRSQMALGFFTHLAGDRAVAWSGGSEPGTELNPAAVTAMAERGIDISQEFPKPWTDEVVRAADVVVTMGCGDACPVFPGTRYENWDLDDPAGLDTAHVRPIRDDVERRVRRLLDQIGVPVS